A genome region from Macrotis lagotis isolate mMagLag1 chromosome 4, bilby.v1.9.chrom.fasta, whole genome shotgun sequence includes the following:
- the LOC141520378 gene encoding disintegrin and metalloproteinase domain-containing protein 30-like, with protein sequence MGASVTRETSFLGGPLLVLGLGVLLAPASCLDMSLQRPPVTAELVIPKEINPPTRGAKISGQVSYSLHITGKKHIVHLLPKKMLLPWHLPVFTYTAKGTLQEEDPFFRNDCYYFGYMEGSPKSLAALSTCLGGLWGMLQVNEKYYQIQPNLASPSFEHHLYPIANIGTSNLTRALAREEIDEDFFQTQETTSAPCTATLDVVHLRRQKVEMGVLVGKLGYQFQNSNATVVLQDMLFTLNLVDTLFMQIKAHASLTSLELWTTPSPTNIIKKLQNVLHNSAHLQSRSPGEQQLCDLVHLFQQHSFHPIFGIDFRTAKCNPYPSLAIKANLGVHLIIFSVLVSCEMGPDLGRSNYEGNLPSQRRPCLIGSRAQTYGSFKNSYTFDSHLASVASGIDHLSGISEKMEKQKCGNKVLEEGEECDCGSETECRKNPCCQHNCTLSKGAQCSTGLCCKDCKLLPAGRVCRVQANECDLPEFCSGMSGFCPDDIYKYDGTPCSRKGYCYKKRCGSHLQQCQALFGQQAENAPHQCYKEVNSRGDRFGNCGPGQVSFFKGCNTQNLLCGRLQCVNIDIIPQVPHYYTLIQTYLKEPLEKEGVLCWGTAFNKTAKKKGLIDLGAVEDGSSCGENMMCVNKTCLNISNIYQKCVPEQCNYRGVCNNRGNCHCDFGWAPPFCQDPGYGGSRDSGPTVDLGIEMNTSFLSWRTYLIRGSICSSFVIFKWAVIMLYKKRKWKKS encoded by the coding sequence ATGGGCGCTTCTGTAACCAGGGAGACTTCCTTTCTGGGCGGCCCCCTCCTAGTGCTTGGGCTAGGTGTGCTCTTGGCTCCCGCCAGCTGCCTCGACATGTCTCTGCAACGTCCCCCAGTGACTGCCGAGCTAGTGATCCCCAAGGAAATCAACCCTCCGACACGGGGCGCGAAGATATCTGGACAGGTCTCCTACAGCCTGCACATCACAGGCAAGAAGCACATCGTGCACTTGCTACCCAAGAAAATGCTGCTACCCTGGCACCTGCCCGTGTTCACCTACACAGCCAAGGGCACTCTGCAGGAGGAGGACCCCTTCTTCCGGAATGACTGCTACTACTTCGGCTACATGGAAGGTAGCCCCAAGTCCTTGGCTGCCCTCAGCACCTGCTTGGGTGGGCTCTGGGGGATGCTTCAGGTAAACGAGAAATACTATCAAATCCAACCCAATCTGGCTTCCCCCTCCTTTGAGCATCATCTCTATCCCATAGCAAACATAGGCACTTCTAATCTGACCCGTGCTTTGGCCAGAGAGGAGATAGATGAGGACTTCTTCCAGACCCAGGAAACCACATCAGCCCCATGCACAGCCACTTTGGATGTTGTTCATTTGCGCAGGCAAAAGGTGGAGATGGGAGTTCTAGTAGGCAAGTTGGGGTACCAATTCCAGAACAGCAATGCAACTGTGGTACTACAGGACATGCTGTTCACACTTAACTTGGTGGACACGCTTTTTATGCAGATCAAGGCACATGCCTCTTTGACCTCACTGGAATTATGGACCACTCCTAGCCCTACAAATATCATCAAGAAGCTGCAAAATGTTCTTCATAATTCTGCCCATCTGCAAAGTAGGAGCCCAGGAGAACAGCAGCTTTGCGATTTAGTGCATCTCTTCCAGCAACATAGTTTCCACCCCATTTTTGGAATAGACTTCAGGACTGCAAAATGTAACCCGTATCCCAGCTTGGCTATTAAGGCTAACCTTGGAGTTCACCTGATCATTTTCTCTGTCCTTGTTTCCTGTGAAATGGGGCCTGACTTAGGAAGGTCCAACTATGAGGGAAACTTGCCTAGTCAAAGAAGACCCTGCCTCATAGGCAGTAGGGCCCAAACCTATGGTTCCTTCAAAAACAGCTACACTTTTGATAGTCATTTGGCTTCAGTTGCCAGTGGGATTGACCATCTCAGTGGAATCTCTGAGAAGATGGAAAAGCAGAAATGTGGCAACAAAGTCTTGGAAGAAGGAGAGGAATGTGACTGTGGCTCTGAGACAGAATGCAGAAAAAATCCCTGTTGCCAGCACAACTGTACTCTTTCCAAAGGTGCCCAGTGTAGCACTGGACTTTGCTGTAAAGATTGTAAGCTTCTCCCAGCTGGAAGAGTCTGTCGAGTACAGGCCAATGAGTGTGACCTTCCAGAGTTCTGCAGTGGGATGTCGGGGTTTTGTCCAGATGACATATACAAATATGATGGTACCCCATGTAGTAGGAAAGGATACTGTTACAAGAAAAGGTGTGGGAGCCACCTTCAGCAGTGCCAGGCCCTATTTGGACAGCAAGCTGAGAATGCTCCCCACCAATGTTACAAGGAAGTGAATAGTCGAGGGGACCGGTTTGGTAACTGTGGACCTGGGCAAGTTTCCTTTTTCAAAGGCTGTAATACCCAGAATCTCTTATGTGGAAGACTACAGTGTGTCAATATTGACATCATTCCTCAGGTACCTCACTATTACACCCTGATTCAGACTTACTTAAAAGAACCACTTGAAAAGGAAGGTGTCTTGTGCTGGGGAACAGCTTTCAACAAGACCGCAAAGAAGAAGGGCTTAATTGATCTTGGAGCTGTGGAAGATGGCAGCTCCTGTGGGGAAAACATGATGTGTGTTAACAAGACATGCCTCAACATCTCCAACATCTATCAGAAGTGTGTCCCAGAGCAATGCAATTATCGAGGTGTGTGCAATAACAGAGGGAACTGCCACTGTGATTTTGGATGGGCCCCTCCTTTCTGTCAGGATCCTGGCTATGGAGGAAGCAGAGATAGTGGACCAACAGTAGATCTTGGGATTGAGATGAACACAAGTTTCTTATCCTGGAGGACCTATTTAATTCGTGGTAGCATTTGCTCAAGCTTTGTAATTTTCAAGTGGGCTGTGATAATGCTGTATAAAAAGAGAAAGTGGAAAAAATCTTAG